One genomic region from Fictibacillus marinisediminis encodes:
- a CDS encoding accessory Sec system S-layer assembly protein: MLSFFKKSTNSKDTNEASVAVVEPVQDTDASQDPVAQEAETVLHIHPEWDITVQERYVYQFHHAQLPKLKPNQISISKIDVVSDDDSFMVNAFIRNTLSKSIRFEEVTLLLLDTEGTVFARKTFDLELMGDLPANTCQPWIFLFSEEDLLGNGFPAEEEWRIAFELKKKAPSEHQLMLHESWENSLNDMQKTRLYEMVNNLPPLTAGEINFMGIEARIGENSDLSVTLLIRNGSDKDIKVEQLPLCFEDASGELTAKGAFQLTDFEVKANTSKPWTFIFPEALLLNKTPDLSAWKVYPPQS; the protein is encoded by the coding sequence ATGCTATCCTTTTTCAAAAAAAGCACAAATAGTAAAGATACAAACGAGGCATCAGTGGCGGTGGTAGAACCGGTTCAAGATACGGATGCCAGCCAGGATCCCGTTGCTCAAGAGGCTGAAACTGTACTGCACATCCATCCGGAATGGGATATCACCGTTCAGGAGCGCTACGTGTATCAGTTTCATCATGCCCAGCTGCCTAAATTAAAACCGAACCAGATTTCGATCTCCAAAATTGATGTTGTATCCGATGACGACAGTTTCATGGTGAACGCGTTTATCCGCAACACCCTGTCAAAGAGCATCCGTTTTGAGGAAGTCACATTGCTCCTTCTTGATACTGAAGGAACCGTCTTCGCACGGAAAACCTTTGACCTCGAGCTCATGGGCGATTTGCCGGCTAACACTTGCCAGCCTTGGATCTTCCTGTTTTCTGAAGAAGACCTGCTCGGAAACGGCTTTCCTGCCGAAGAAGAGTGGAGAATTGCGTTTGAACTTAAGAAGAAAGCACCGTCTGAGCACCAGCTCATGCTCCATGAAAGCTGGGAGAACAGCTTGAATGACATGCAGAAAACAAGGCTCTATGAGATGGTGAATAACCTTCCTCCTCTTACAGCCGGTGAAATCAACTTTATGGGAATCGAAGCCCGTATCGGCGAAAACAGCGATTTGTCTGTTACCCTGCTCATCCGCAACGGAAGCGACAAGGACATCAAGGTGGAGCAGCTGCCGTTATGCTTTGAAGACGCAAGCGGCGAGCTGACAGCCAAAGGAGCATTCCAGCTTACCGATTTTGAAGTGAAGGCCAATACGAGCAAGCCATGGACCTTCATTTTTCCGGAGGCGCTGCTTCTCAACAAAACACCCGATCTATCGGCGTGGAAGGTCTATCCACCACAATCATAA
- a CDS encoding polysaccharide deacetylase family protein, protein MKKGIFFFGLFALLLASSFILPNQSVTASKSSEVYTSGPKTKKVAALTFDDGPDGKTTDQILNILKKYHVKATFFVVGKQVKAYPSVIKRIHKDGHYIGNHTYSHPSLTKSNQTKIRSELTRTNQLLRPLIGYQPAVMRPPYGSYTNLVISEAKRAHMKVVIWSVDTRDWSGVSTGTILNTVKKETRPGAIILQHTIPHKNMSNTTAALPKIIERLKMQGYTFVTVPEMLGMKK, encoded by the coding sequence ATGAAAAAGGGGATATTTTTCTTTGGGTTATTTGCTTTATTGCTCGCAAGCTCCTTCATCCTTCCTAACCAATCCGTTACAGCCTCAAAATCATCTGAAGTATACACGTCCGGTCCAAAGACAAAAAAAGTAGCGGCCCTTACCTTCGATGACGGCCCTGACGGAAAAACAACCGATCAGATTCTCAATATCTTAAAGAAATATCATGTGAAAGCCACCTTTTTTGTTGTCGGAAAACAGGTGAAAGCCTATCCGTCAGTCATTAAACGGATTCACAAAGACGGCCATTATATCGGCAACCACACCTACAGCCATCCTTCCCTTACCAAGTCAAACCAAACCAAAATCCGCTCTGAACTAACCAGGACCAATCAGCTCCTGCGCCCACTCATCGGCTACCAGCCAGCCGTTATGAGACCTCCATACGGAAGCTATACTAATCTCGTCATCTCTGAAGCGAAGCGTGCCCACATGAAGGTTGTCATCTGGTCAGTGGATACCCGCGACTGGTCTGGTGTTTCTACAGGCACCATCCTGAATACAGTAAAAAAGGAGACCCGTCCTGGAGCGATCATCCTCCAGCACACCATCCCCCACAAAAATATGAGCAATACAACCGCCGCCTTACCCAAAATCATCGAACGTCTCAAAATGCAAGGATACACCTTTGTCACCGTTCCCGAAATGCTCGGGATGAAGAAATAA
- a CDS encoding peptidoglycan-binding protein — protein MKKGNTNAVKTLVISSACAGAILLLPSKGEAALGDQVLRNGMKHPDVKELQRALLHQGYLKSSNVTGYYGPVTTNAVKEFQKMHHIVIDGITGKMTVRAITQKPGVKPPASTSKTVKATYKTLKQGSQGNEVERLQRKLKELKYFKYPKITGYFGRVTADAVKAYQKEKKISASGIADDKTQRLLFKTSSASPVKSQKPVPAKPKPAESSFILRLNSVGSEVFELQSDLKALGFYNYSLDRIFGKKTETSVKSFQKAYKLPVTGVADSKTLTIISAEAKKKEDETAPPSSADLRLHSVGPKVYQLQSDLKVLGFYTYKVDNIFGKMTETSVKSFQKAYNLSVTGVADSKTIEKIKAEVKKKGIEPAKPQTTAKPFSVINLVGDAAELVGTPYTWGGETVEEGFDCSGFLVYLFKKQNVQLPRTIASIWDAGKTVSQPKVGDIVFFETYKKGPSHAGIYIGNNNFVHSGSRGVAVSDIRLSYWTDRYLGAKQLY, from the coding sequence TTGAAAAAGGGTAACACGAACGCGGTTAAAACTCTGGTCATTTCCTCAGCTTGTGCAGGGGCAATTCTGCTTCTTCCGTCCAAAGGAGAGGCTGCGTTAGGAGATCAAGTGTTACGGAACGGTATGAAGCATCCGGATGTTAAGGAACTGCAGCGGGCGCTTTTGCATCAGGGCTATTTAAAGTCTTCAAATGTTACAGGTTATTATGGGCCGGTTACCACAAACGCGGTAAAAGAGTTTCAGAAAATGCACCATATTGTGATCGATGGCATAACAGGGAAGATGACTGTCCGGGCGATCACACAGAAACCAGGGGTAAAACCGCCTGCCAGTACTTCAAAAACGGTGAAAGCCACCTATAAAACGCTGAAACAAGGCTCTCAAGGGAATGAGGTAGAGCGGCTTCAGCGGAAGCTGAAGGAGCTTAAGTACTTTAAATACCCTAAGATTACAGGTTATTTCGGCAGAGTGACAGCCGATGCTGTAAAGGCTTATCAGAAGGAAAAGAAAATATCGGCATCGGGAATAGCAGATGATAAGACACAAAGATTACTTTTTAAGACATCATCAGCATCTCCCGTGAAAAGCCAAAAGCCTGTCCCGGCTAAGCCGAAGCCGGCTGAGTCTTCGTTCATCCTTCGCTTGAATTCGGTAGGTTCCGAAGTCTTTGAGCTCCAATCTGATCTGAAAGCTCTTGGTTTTTACAATTATAGCCTGGACAGGATTTTCGGAAAAAAGACAGAGACAAGCGTCAAGTCATTCCAAAAAGCGTATAAGCTGCCGGTTACAGGAGTGGCGGACAGCAAGACCCTCACGATAATCAGTGCCGAAGCAAAGAAAAAAGAAGATGAAACGGCACCTCCTTCATCTGCAGATCTGCGGCTGCATTCGGTAGGTCCCAAGGTTTATCAGCTTCAATCCGACTTAAAAGTGCTTGGTTTTTATACATATAAGGTAGATAACATTTTTGGAAAGATGACAGAGACGAGTGTCAAATCATTTCAAAAAGCCTATAATCTTTCAGTTACGGGAGTAGCCGACAGCAAGACCATTGAAAAAATCAAAGCTGAAGTAAAAAAGAAGGGGATTGAACCGGCTAAACCGCAAACAACGGCCAAGCCATTCAGCGTTATTAATCTAGTAGGTGATGCAGCAGAGCTTGTCGGAACGCCTTATACGTGGGGCGGCGAAACGGTGGAAGAAGGCTTTGACTGCAGCGGATTCCTTGTATATCTGTTTAAAAAGCAAAATGTACAGCTGCCAAGAACGATAGCTTCTATTTGGGATGCTGGAAAAACGGTAAGCCAGCCGAAAGTGGGAGACATCGTATTTTTTGAAACCTATAAAAAAGGGCCATCCCATGCGGGCATCTATATCGGCAATAATAATTTTGTCCACAGCGGATCTCGCGGCGTAGCAGTCAGCGACATTAGGCTGTCCTACTGGACCGACCGCTATCTTGGGGCCAAACAACTTTATTAA
- a CDS encoding copper amine oxidase N-terminal domain-containing protein has translation MSKKLKISLAVVFVALLSFSTGAYAATKYYLNFNDKTTKTDVRIINKKAYVPLNDISKLFGGKVSYNSKKHTYYVKAKDYNPANSQVKTFNVKATGTSGPMKITISKVTLHPSFKKDSYSSPVRAVVMDVAVENTSKQTVEWYPAQGALNLNTKEQVEFSHPDSDLVEGTFNGQVIKKGKVIYEVKSSLSSIKNLKWSISQPFDNDLNGLGPDIVVPITLIK, from the coding sequence ATGAGTAAAAAGCTTAAAATTTCGCTGGCGGTGGTTTTCGTTGCCCTGCTTTCTTTTAGTACAGGTGCTTATGCCGCAACCAAATACTACCTGAACTTTAATGATAAGACCACCAAAACCGATGTAAGGATAATTAACAAAAAAGCATATGTCCCGTTGAATGACATCTCAAAACTGTTTGGCGGAAAGGTCAGCTACAACAGTAAAAAACATACGTATTATGTGAAAGCCAAAGATTATAATCCTGCGAACAGCCAAGTTAAGACATTCAATGTAAAAGCAACCGGTACTTCAGGGCCAATGAAAATCACCATTTCAAAGGTTACTCTGCATCCGAGCTTCAAAAAAGACAGCTACTCTTCACCTGTCCGTGCTGTTGTGATGGATGTTGCCGTTGAGAATACCAGCAAACAAACTGTTGAATGGTACCCTGCCCAAGGGGCACTCAACCTGAACACGAAGGAACAGGTGGAATTTTCACATCCTGATTCAGACCTGGTTGAGGGGACATTTAACGGACAAGTGATCAAAAAAGGAAAAGTCATTTATGAAGTTAAAAGCTCTTTAAGCAGTATCAAAAATCTAAAGTGGTCGATCAGCCAGCCGTTTGATAACGATTTAAATGGACTTGGACCTGATATTGTTGTTCCCATCACACTTATTAAATAA
- a CDS encoding S8 family serine peptidase, whose product MKNWKKQIAAVGLSASMLASGYSAVHAEVKVPSVSKKSLAMTELENVTKGSTAKSNKPLFSDDTLVIKYTKPLTSTDHKNAGATVIRSYSQYKYTVVRVNNKKKFEQVMKIYQKLGKVASVSPSILSKTLSAPDPKTGKQYHLSLLQIAKAQELAGKHAVKVAVIDQGVDRNHPELKGQVISSYNANDPMNQAMPDFHGTHVSGIIAAKKGNGVGGYGVNPNAKIMSYDVFDRGMGASDYTIADAILKAVHDGAKVINMSLGSSAPSPLIEDAVKTAIKANVTVVAAAGNNATDAAFYPSAFEGVISVGSTNAKNKLSWYSNYGPSVDIVAPGEAIYAPLYDYEKKSTFEKMSGTSMASPVVAGTASLLLSKYPSLKPAQVEYVLEHTAKDLGSKGYDTKYAHGLVQPVSALKFNVKNIPASVKPLQTEKEIKDAATEIFPVNNKDLVKEGKITKANEEKWVKFYVNKGEYIQTSLKGSKNYDLKLKLNLYGTDSTTMLDVNKLQANGTEGKLFQVPFSGYMTIGVKDVNGNFDDSKAAASRYTLKIKRLQELPVDKNTMDKPANISTFPYHAKGTFTGENEDEDFYSFKVDKPQLVKVKTTGVPGVNSTLKVYAEEQVTDENPGDAEAVSQVAGDEDTGEEMDGPEPMFYQNANGYGEGETMVFEAVPNVDYLISTTNKSEIVDGLFDFFMDFDMIDEESPEPSAISYSLDVESKVTPPDEDGLPFEEDSPEGKLENKEITVKDYAALKQIERKRAHEQDVEIIIIISNQENDIDPQDIVDNANPYVLGSKETGVLQKQMDEDWFSFSPKQDGIYDFNLGKGQKPAIQIYQLEKYKDEDDEWQLDLGRVGDNYSNDWFDGTLEDHAIAGLKKGKKYFVRIANNKMNGSTLYDPYEFSSKLLASNPDDANEPNDMMDHFKDLKNNKATGMFSMPGDMDAFYMKAKETGISNVSLTKGAVTKELKAKYPSELLNDYYGLVLVGEDTNGNRRVDESELGKLKEVYKGIEGSETRGSFTTKKGKGYFIVGIGFFDYKPELSFIPYTLKVESVNRKDEDAKSVVKGNKPSKPLSLKKVSSKSYSGTGYFNMIKNKTDADWYKWSLTKKANVKLTLETSADIDGVITVYKNGKQVAKSNYYGNGDSEVLYTTLGKGTYHIQVKDRYGNASVHSYKLKAEIR is encoded by the coding sequence ATGAAAAATTGGAAAAAGCAGATTGCGGCTGTAGGTCTGTCTGCCAGCATGCTGGCCAGCGGATATTCTGCCGTTCACGCGGAAGTCAAAGTCCCGTCAGTTTCAAAGAAATCGCTGGCGATGACTGAACTTGAAAACGTCACAAAAGGAAGCACAGCAAAAAGCAACAAGCCTTTATTCAGTGACGATACGCTCGTCATCAAGTACACAAAACCGCTGACGTCCACAGATCACAAGAACGCGGGAGCGACAGTGATCCGGTCGTACAGCCAATATAAATACACAGTCGTTCGAGTCAACAACAAGAAAAAATTTGAGCAAGTAATGAAAATCTATCAAAAATTGGGGAAGGTAGCGTCTGTTTCACCAAGCATTCTTTCTAAAACGCTCTCTGCGCCAGACCCGAAAACGGGCAAGCAATATCATCTGTCACTTTTACAGATCGCGAAAGCCCAGGAGCTTGCCGGCAAACATGCGGTTAAGGTTGCGGTGATCGACCAGGGAGTGGACAGAAACCATCCAGAGTTAAAAGGACAGGTCATTTCCAGCTATAACGCGAACGATCCGATGAACCAGGCGATGCCTGATTTCCACGGCACGCATGTCAGCGGGATTATTGCTGCTAAAAAAGGCAATGGGGTTGGCGGATATGGTGTGAATCCTAATGCTAAAATCATGTCTTATGACGTCTTTGACCGCGGTATGGGTGCGAGCGATTATACGATTGCCGATGCCATTTTAAAAGCGGTTCATGACGGTGCAAAAGTGATCAACATGAGCCTTGGCAGCTCTGCTCCTTCTCCGTTAATTGAAGATGCGGTGAAAACAGCCATCAAAGCGAACGTTACGGTTGTGGCTGCAGCAGGCAATAATGCTACAGATGCGGCGTTCTACCCATCCGCTTTTGAAGGCGTCATTAGTGTAGGTTCTACAAACGCAAAAAACAAGCTGTCCTGGTATTCCAACTATGGGCCATCTGTTGACATAGTAGCACCAGGGGAGGCTATTTATGCGCCGCTTTATGATTATGAAAAGAAATCAACGTTTGAGAAAATGAGCGGAACGAGCATGGCCTCTCCGGTTGTTGCGGGTACAGCTTCACTGCTGCTTTCCAAGTATCCTTCGCTCAAACCGGCACAGGTCGAATATGTACTTGAACATACAGCAAAAGACCTTGGTTCCAAGGGCTATGATACAAAGTACGCGCACGGACTTGTCCAGCCTGTCTCTGCCCTTAAGTTTAATGTCAAAAACATTCCTGCATCGGTTAAGCCGCTCCAAACGGAAAAAGAAATTAAAGACGCAGCGACTGAGATTTTCCCGGTAAACAATAAAGACCTTGTAAAAGAAGGAAAAATCACGAAGGCCAATGAAGAAAAATGGGTCAAGTTTTACGTGAACAAAGGGGAGTACATTCAGACTTCTCTAAAAGGATCAAAAAACTATGACCTGAAGCTGAAGCTTAACCTTTACGGAACGGACAGCACGACCATGCTTGACGTTAATAAGCTTCAGGCTAACGGAACGGAAGGCAAACTGTTCCAAGTCCCTTTCAGCGGCTATATGACGATCGGAGTGAAGGACGTCAACGGAAACTTTGATGATTCCAAGGCTGCTGCATCTCGATATACGCTTAAAATCAAACGTCTTCAAGAGCTTCCGGTTGATAAAAATACGATGGATAAGCCTGCTAACATCAGTACGTTCCCGTATCACGCAAAAGGAACCTTTACTGGTGAAAACGAGGATGAAGACTTCTATTCATTCAAAGTGGACAAGCCTCAGCTCGTTAAAGTGAAAACGACGGGAGTTCCTGGCGTCAACAGCACACTGAAGGTTTACGCGGAGGAGCAGGTCACGGATGAAAATCCTGGTGATGCAGAAGCGGTAAGCCAAGTGGCGGGTGACGAGGACACAGGTGAGGAAATGGACGGACCTGAACCAATGTTCTATCAAAACGCCAACGGCTATGGTGAAGGCGAGACGATGGTCTTTGAAGCGGTTCCGAACGTTGACTACTTGATCAGCACGACGAATAAGTCTGAGATCGTTGACGGTCTATTTGACTTCTTCATGGACTTCGATATGATCGATGAAGAGTCTCCGGAACCTTCTGCGATTTCCTACAGCCTTGATGTCGAAAGCAAGGTCACTCCTCCAGATGAGGACGGACTTCCTTTTGAAGAGGACTCACCAGAAGGAAAACTGGAAAACAAGGAAATTACGGTTAAAGATTATGCAGCTTTGAAACAAATAGAGCGCAAGAGAGCCCACGAACAGGATGTAGAGATCATCATCATCATCAGTAATCAAGAAAATGATATTGATCCGCAGGATATCGTGGACAACGCCAACCCTTATGTTCTTGGGTCAAAGGAAACAGGAGTTCTACAAAAGCAGATGGATGAAGACTGGTTCTCCTTCTCTCCAAAACAGGACGGCATCTATGATTTCAATCTTGGAAAAGGCCAAAAGCCGGCGATTCAAATTTATCAGCTGGAGAAGTATAAAGATGAAGACGATGAATGGCAGCTGGACCTTGGAAGAGTTGGAGACAACTACAGCAATGACTGGTTCGATGGAACATTGGAAGACCATGCGATTGCTGGTCTGAAAAAAGGCAAAAAATATTTTGTCAGAATCGCCAATAATAAAATGAACGGATCTACACTCTATGATCCGTATGAGTTCAGCTCCAAGCTATTGGCGTCCAATCCTGATGACGCCAACGAGCCGAATGATATGATGGACCATTTCAAGGACCTTAAAAATAACAAAGCAACCGGCATGTTCTCAATGCCTGGAGACATGGACGCTTTCTATATGAAAGCCAAAGAGACGGGCATCTCTAATGTTTCTTTGACTAAAGGAGCAGTTACGAAAGAGTTGAAAGCAAAGTATCCTAGTGAACTGCTGAACGATTATTATGGTCTTGTTCTTGTGGGAGAAGACACGAACGGCAACCGCAGGGTAGATGAGTCAGAGCTAGGCAAGCTGAAGGAAGTGTATAAGGGAATTGAAGGATCTGAAACAAGAGGTTCCTTCACAACGAAAAAAGGCAAAGGCTACTTTATCGTAGGAATCGGATTCTTCGATTATAAACCTGAGCTGTCATTTATCCCGTACACATTAAAAGTTGAGTCTGTGAATCGCAAGGATGAAGATGCAAAATCAGTCGTCAAAGGAAACAAACCATCCAAGCCGCTCAGCCTTAAAAAAGTCAGCAGCAAATCGTACAGCGGCACAGGCTATTTCAATATGATCAAGAATAAAACTGATGCAGACTGGTACAAATGGTCCCTCACCAAAAAAGCAAACGTGAAACTTACCCTCGAAACGTCTGCAGATATTGACGGCGTGATCACCGTTTACAAGAACGGCAAGCAAGTAGCAAAGAGCAACTACTATGGAAATGGAGACTCCGAAGTGCTGTACACAACACTCGGCAAAGGCACGTACCACATTCAAGTAAAAGACCGTTACGGCAACGCCTCTGTCCATTCCTACAAGCTTAAAGCTGAGATTCGATAA
- a CDS encoding S8 family serine peptidase, with amino-acid sequence MNTFKRTMSILTAGLVGTGLLGTAVHAQGTELAKRNLFFSTQTIEQPSESIDLANVNKREIIVKTKEGNAFAPSSYGLETTSAPSILKEEGISVYQVPNDKNYEKTLSQIKTDRAVEYAEPNYLSKRTAETVKPNDKLYDQQWALKKINWAKDLVNPPAGQKPVIVAVLDTGVNADHPDLKGKVLKGKDFVNNLKTSNDTVGHGTEVSGIIAAATDNKIGISGLNNHVQILPVRVGGKVSIPNSSAIAGLHYAIDHGARVINMSFGSAEPSQAEYDAIMEAVHKGIILVAASGNENPVYGVNYPAAYPQVISVGATRYNDVIAPFSSRGPELDVVAPGTNIMTTLMNGKYGSRDVSGTSFSTPMVSGLASLLLTKNPALTPQQVEYMIEKSAFKPDREGYKNAAGLTDFYGYGRIDAAKALETKFPSLAGDTTDIPAKAKWMSKGTVYKDRFDVPFDGDMYRFKLTKEYNVKIEVSATAGMDPVVAVDRISADGKLTYEKIADKSGVGKAETWYAKLKPGINYVTIYEANNHWSAKPYSVKFTTFEAVAPAAPKVNKVDSNDKYVTGKAEKKSKIEVKKGKTVIGKAAASSSGAYKAPIKAQKRGTVLYVTATDAAGNKSKSTKITVK; translated from the coding sequence ATGAATACATTTAAACGAACGATGTCCATTTTAACCGCTGGATTGGTAGGTACAGGCCTATTAGGAACAGCTGTCCATGCGCAAGGAACAGAGCTTGCGAAAAGAAACCTATTCTTTAGCACACAAACGATTGAACAGCCGTCCGAATCCATAGATCTGGCTAACGTTAATAAAAGAGAAATTATTGTAAAAACGAAAGAAGGAAACGCGTTTGCACCTTCTTCATACGGCCTGGAAACCACCTCTGCACCTTCTATCCTGAAAGAAGAAGGCATCAGTGTTTACCAGGTTCCAAACGACAAAAACTATGAAAAAACACTGTCACAGATCAAAACTGATCGGGCTGTGGAATATGCTGAACCGAACTACCTTTCAAAAAGAACAGCTGAGACGGTAAAGCCAAACGATAAACTGTATGACCAGCAGTGGGCATTAAAAAAGATCAACTGGGCAAAAGATCTAGTGAATCCGCCAGCAGGACAGAAACCGGTCATCGTTGCGGTTTTGGACACGGGAGTTAATGCTGATCATCCCGACCTAAAAGGGAAGGTGCTCAAGGGCAAAGATTTTGTGAACAACCTTAAAACATCCAATGATACGGTCGGCCACGGGACAGAGGTCTCCGGAATCATAGCCGCAGCGACTGACAACAAGATCGGCATCAGCGGTTTAAATAACCATGTTCAGATTCTTCCTGTACGGGTTGGCGGGAAAGTAAGCATTCCGAATTCAAGTGCGATCGCCGGTCTTCATTACGCCATTGATCATGGTGCGAGAGTCATCAATATGAGCTTTGGATCAGCCGAACCGAGCCAGGCAGAATATGATGCCATCATGGAAGCAGTCCATAAAGGAATTATTCTGGTAGCGGCTTCAGGTAACGAGAATCCAGTGTACGGTGTGAACTATCCGGCTGCCTATCCGCAGGTCATCAGTGTCGGTGCGACGAGATACAATGATGTTATCGCTCCGTTCTCGAGCAGAGGGCCTGAACTCGATGTCGTTGCTCCAGGTACAAACATCATGACAACCTTAATGAACGGAAAATACGGCTCGCGGGATGTGTCCGGGACATCATTCTCCACGCCGATGGTTTCAGGACTGGCCTCTCTTTTACTAACGAAAAATCCAGCGCTGACACCTCAGCAAGTCGAATATATGATTGAAAAATCAGCATTCAAGCCTGATCGTGAGGGCTATAAAAACGCTGCCGGCCTGACTGACTTTTATGGATACGGAAGAATTGATGCAGCCAAAGCTTTAGAGACGAAATTTCCTTCTCTTGCTGGAGATACAACGGATATTCCGGCAAAAGCCAAGTGGATGAGCAAGGGAACGGTTTATAAGGATAGGTTTGATGTTCCGTTTGATGGGGACATGTACCGTTTTAAATTGACGAAAGAATACAATGTGAAGATTGAAGTATCAGCCACAGCAGGCATGGATCCGGTCGTTGCCGTAGACAGAATCTCAGCTGACGGAAAGCTGACGTATGAAAAAATTGCTGATAAAAGCGGTGTGGGCAAAGCAGAAACATGGTATGCCAAACTGAAACCGGGCATTAATTATGTGACCATTTATGAAGCGAACAACCACTGGTCAGCCAAGCCTTACAGTGTTAAGTTCACTACCTTCGAAGCTGTTGCTCCGGCTGCTCCCAAGGTAAACAAAGTCGACAGTAACGATAAATACGTTACCGGAAAAGCAGAAAAGAAATCAAAAATAGAAGTTAAAAAAGGGAAGACTGTTATCGGAAAAGCGGCGGCGAGCTCTTCAGGTGCCTACAAAGCTCCGATCAAAGCCCAAAAACGCGGAACGGTTCTTTATGTTACTGCGACTGATGCAGCAGGCAACAAAAGCAAATCTACTAAAATTACTGTAAAGTAA
- a CDS encoding transposase → MPRKQRTWFPGAIYHITCRGNRKTPIFHEREDYLYYLYLLRKTNRRHPVNLHAYCLMSNHTHLLLETTVSPPGEAMGYLNTQYAKYINRKYDQVGHVFQGRYGASLIDSMMYLIDVSRYIHQNPVAAMMVCNAEDYEWTSYRHYISMGIDQGVKVKTDYILSQFPSPKQDNYKSFIEGAEYGEIVRRTPVL, encoded by the coding sequence ATGCCGCGCAAACAACGAACCTGGTTTCCGGGCGCGATCTACCACATTACCTGCAGAGGAAACCGTAAAACACCTATTTTTCATGAACGTGAAGATTACCTCTATTACTTATATTTGCTGAGAAAGACAAACAGGCGCCATCCTGTTAACCTTCATGCTTATTGCCTCATGTCCAACCACACCCATCTCCTTCTGGAAACAACCGTAAGCCCCCCTGGTGAAGCTATGGGATACCTGAATACACAATATGCAAAATACATTAATCGAAAATACGATCAGGTGGGACATGTGTTTCAGGGCCGTTATGGCGCTTCTCTCATTGATTCCATGATGTATTTAATTGATGTCAGCCGGTACATTCATCAAAACCCTGTAGCGGCTATGATGGTATGCAATGCAGAAGATTACGAGTGGACGAGTTACAGGCACTATATCTCCATGGGAATAGACCAAGGAGTAAAAGTGAAAACCGATTACATCCTCTCTCAATTCCCATCCCCTAAGCAGGACAATTATAAGAGTTTCATAGAAGGAGCAGAATATGGCGAGATTGTGAGAAGGACTCCAGTGCTGTAA